The Mauremys reevesii isolate NIE-2019 linkage group 1, ASM1616193v1, whole genome shotgun sequence genome has a segment encoding these proteins:
- the LOC120396934 gene encoding C->U-editing enzyme APOBEC-1-like isoform X2, with protein sequence MAAGWKGDHVSRGIRPGGKISQEAFMENYDPSVLPKETYLLYEIKWSSSKRPWQNCCHNTLTEHAEIYFLEDIFKKQRSDPSDHCSITWYMSWSPCGDCCKQIRDFLKAQPNVNLVIYVARIYWHKEENNRQGLRSLVNIGVSIRVMDLPAYSYCWRTFVDDEDKDEDDYWPRHFSPWIMLYSLELQSILQNIPSCLEISAGENQTPVFSLCVEDDQQKRALTSANP encoded by the exons ATGGCTGCTGGCTGGAAAGGAG ATCATGTATCCAGAGGCATCAGGCCGGG GGGGAAGATATCCCAGGAGGCATTTATGGAGAATTATGACCCAAGTGTCCTTCCCAAGGAGACTTACCTGCTCTATGAAATAAAATGGAGCAGTAGCAAAAGGCCCTGGCAGAACTGTTGCCATAACACCCTCACAGAGCATGCTGAAATCTACTTCCTGGAAgatatatttaaaaagcaaagaTCTGATCCTTCTGACCACTGCTCCATCACCTGGTACATGTCCTGGAGTCCCTGTGGGGACTGCTGCAAGCAAATCAGAGATTTCCTGAAGGCCCAGCCTAATGTGAATCTAGTTATTTATGTAGCACGGATCTACTGGCACAAAGAGGAAAACAATCGTCAGGGTTTAAGGAGTCTGGTGAACATCGGAGTGTCCATCCGAGTCATGGACCTCCCAG CTTATAGCTACTGTTGGAGAACATTTGTTGATGATGAGGACAAGGATGAAGATGATTATTGGCCCAGGCACTTTTCTCCATGGATAATGCTATATTCTCTCGAACTCCAGTCCATCCTTCAG AACATTCCGTCTTGCTTAGAGATTTCAGCAGGTGAGAACCAGACTCCAGTTTTCAGCCTCTGTGTAGAAGATGATCAACAGAAAAGAGCACTCACATCAGCCAATCCCTGA
- the LOC120396934 gene encoding C->U-editing enzyme APOBEC-1-like isoform X1, with the protein MKAPYPHSPKIIGKEGSGKSQISVLSSVWGKISQEAFMENYDPSVLPKETYLLYEIKWSSSKRPWQNCCHNTLTEHAEIYFLEDIFKKQRSDPSDHCSITWYMSWSPCGDCCKQIRDFLKAQPNVNLVIYVARIYWHKEENNRQGLRSLVNIGVSIRVMDLPAYSYCWRTFVDDEDKDEDDYWPRHFSPWIMLYSLELQSILQNIPSCLEISAGENQTPVFSLCVEDDQQKRALTSANP; encoded by the exons ATGAAAGCACCATACCCACATTCTCCCAAGATTATAGGCAAAGAGGGATCTGGAAAGAGTCAGATCTCTGTCCTCTCATCAGTGTG GGGGAAGATATCCCAGGAGGCATTTATGGAGAATTATGACCCAAGTGTCCTTCCCAAGGAGACTTACCTGCTCTATGAAATAAAATGGAGCAGTAGCAAAAGGCCCTGGCAGAACTGTTGCCATAACACCCTCACAGAGCATGCTGAAATCTACTTCCTGGAAgatatatttaaaaagcaaagaTCTGATCCTTCTGACCACTGCTCCATCACCTGGTACATGTCCTGGAGTCCCTGTGGGGACTGCTGCAAGCAAATCAGAGATTTCCTGAAGGCCCAGCCTAATGTGAATCTAGTTATTTATGTAGCACGGATCTACTGGCACAAAGAGGAAAACAATCGTCAGGGTTTAAGGAGTCTGGTGAACATCGGAGTGTCCATCCGAGTCATGGACCTCCCAG CTTATAGCTACTGTTGGAGAACATTTGTTGATGATGAGGACAAGGATGAAGATGATTATTGGCCCAGGCACTTTTCTCCATGGATAATGCTATATTCTCTCGAACTCCAGTCCATCCTTCAG AACATTCCGTCTTGCTTAGAGATTTCAGCAGGTGAGAACCAGACTCCAGTTTTCAGCCTCTGTGTAGAAGATGATCAACAGAAAAGAGCACTCACATCAGCCAATCCCTGA